The uncultured Bacteroides sp. DNA segment TGTAGAGCAGGTAGGCCCAGAGTGTTTGATACCATGGGGGTAAGACGCTAAAATTGAAAGACGTAGTATTCGAGTAATTTCCCAGACCGTCGGTTACTCTTATCTTAAAGGCGTAGTCGCCTTTTGGCAAACGGGCATACGATACACTGTTTACTCTTTGGGGTTTGCTCCATGTTGTTTCAACACCTTCGCCTTGCAATTGATATTCTACATAAAGGTTATAAGCAAATGCATTGCTTACGGAGAAGTTAATGGTAACGTTGTTATATATGTAGGGAATTTTATTCTCTTGGTTTAAATCGACAAATCTGGTTTTTCCTTCAATGTTGTTTATATGCATTGATTCTAGAAATGGAGCCGAAAGAGTTTCCGGAGCATTCGCTTTCTTAGAGGTATTATGGAGTATAAATCCGGCATCCAGACAGATTAATGATAGGGTGTCATTAAGAACCGATATATTTTCATAAGCATTGATGAGGGACAGGTTGTCTGCTCCTATGTTGTACGATTCCGTTATTCGGGCAATATATCCGTCATAAAAGAACTTGTAAACGGATGATCCGGTGATGGCCCAACTTTCTTCATTGCCGATATGAACAATTTTCTTGAGGTTACTAACTGATTTAAAGCAGTCGTTCAGGTGGCTGTCTGCTACGAGTTTGTCCCCATTTTCATTATAAGTCCAAAACTTATCGTCTCCCAAAAAGAGAATGCGTCCTCCGGCTTTAAACATACGTATCTTGACCGGAAGGGCTTTGTCTTTCTCATGCCCGTAGTACGAATAATAACGAAAAGCATTCTGCTCGTCGTTCAGTCGGCATTTGTATACACCATGGCTTACAGTCTCAAGCCAGATATTATCCAGATAGTCTGTTTCTACATTGATGATTGGATCTGTGATTTGCTTCATCTCCAGAGATTTGCCGGTCTTTACATTGATAATAACCAGATTATTGTAGGTTACTAGCAACATTATTTTTTCTCCTTTTATCGTTGTTTCTACAGCTTTGAATGTTCCCGTATTTATGGGATATGGAGTACTGACACTCAGATCTTTGTGGATTTCTTTTAATCCGCTATTATGTGCGCAGAAGAGTCTGCCATCTATTTTTGAGAAAGACCATACTTGGCCTTGGGTCTCTTTTATTAGTTTTAATGAAGAAAATATATTCCGGTCGTTTAGCTGACTTACAGGCGCATAGTATATACCTTGATTCGTTCCGACAAACAAATTATCGTGCCACAGAGTTGCCGCATAAACAGCTCCGGCATCGCGATCGCTAGCTTTATAATAACTCAATCCTTTGGTGTATCGTATGTATGCAATTCCTCTGTCCATCGCTACCCAGATATTATTCCGATTGTCTTCATAAAGAGATAAGATCGTATTGTTCTGGAGGGAATTGGCTGTTGAGAAGTGGTTGCTTACTTCTCCAGAGGGTGTAACCTCATAAACACCATTCAGT contains these protein-coding regions:
- a CDS encoding triple tyrosine motif-containing protein: MNFPKGIVTIAVTLLMQLNAFASTKPHIININKETYNAANKNWSIGEDERGVMYFGNDIGLLESDGMSWNLYQIPNSPIIRAIAVASHQTVFTGGFEELGRWDRDISGSLKYTSLKGLLKEHKFENENFWKVWIAKNKVYFQSFSKIYVYDYRTLKSVAPAKGYIFLLKVRDKYWVQETYGPLHQIINDKLTKIPGSEMFNNTTVRVILPYGKDQYLIGTSSGNIYVYNGKEFSIWNKGLSSLLQGEELNCGIYCSKRNTYFLGTQLNGVYEVTPSGEVSNHFSTANSLQNNTILSLYEDNRNNIWVAMDRGIAYIRYTKGLSYYKASDRDAGAVYAATLWHDNLFVGTNQGIYYAPVSQLNDRNIFSSLKLIKETQGQVWSFSKIDGRLFCAHNSGLKEIHKDLSVSTPYPINTGTFKAVETTIKGEKIMLLVTYNNLVIINVKTGKSLEMKQITDPIINVETDYLDNIWLETVSHGVYKCRLNDEQNAFRYYSYYGHEKDKALPVKIRMFKAGGRILFLGDDKFWTYNENGDKLVADSHLNDCFKSVSNLKKIVHIGNEESWAITGSSVYKFFYDGYIARITESYNIGADNLSLINAYENISVLNDTLSLICLDAGFILHNTSKKANAPETLSAPFLESMHINNIEGKTRFVDLNQENKIPYIYNNVTINFSVSNAFAYNLYVEYQLQGEGVETTWSKPQRVNSVSYARLPKGDYAFKIRVTDGLGNYSNTTSFNFSVLPPWYQTLWAYLLYIAIIITTLYLTWVLILRRYRNIHLQKIRAREASHLRMMNEKLLNEIDEKNAELFTQTSFIIQKNELILKLKDLVDDYCGKNIHKSLVPLYQKMTSLLSNMDTEEDWKMFLIKFEQKHNGFFKHLKSMQPELTNNDLRLCACLKLNMETKDIASLMNLSVRAIENNRYRLRKKLNLSSTQNLNEYFLEIE